A portion of the Cellulophaga algicola DSM 14237 genome contains these proteins:
- a CDS encoding ComF family protein: MYIRFSKILNDINSILVPRGCFGCNTHLGRGERLLCTVCRNQLPLTEYTYNDENPFDRIFYGRVSVKKSNSFLFFTDNGIVKNLIHHLKYKNQKQIGTFLGDWCGSILNKEGGIPIDLVIPVPLHKRKLKKRGYNQVSLFAQKIAHHLNCSYLEDVLVKTKNTKTQTKKDRFFRWQSNQDLFKLNPKHGISNKNILLVDDVVTTGATLESCVKAFEKEEGVTIYILTMAIVS, translated from the coding sequence ATGTATATAAGGTTTTCAAAGATACTAAATGATATTAACAGCATCCTAGTACCTAGGGGGTGTTTTGGATGTAATACACACTTAGGCAGAGGTGAACGGCTATTATGCACCGTTTGTCGAAACCAATTACCACTCACCGAGTACACCTACAACGATGAAAACCCATTTGATCGTATCTTTTATGGACGCGTTTCTGTAAAAAAATCTAATTCTTTTCTTTTTTTTACTGATAATGGCATTGTAAAAAACCTTATTCATCACTTAAAATACAAAAATCAGAAACAAATAGGAACTTTTCTTGGAGATTGGTGCGGAAGTATACTTAATAAAGAGGGAGGTATACCCATAGATCTTGTTATTCCTGTACCTCTTCATAAAAGAAAACTTAAAAAACGCGGGTACAATCAAGTAAGCCTATTTGCGCAAAAAATTGCGCATCATTTAAACTGCTCTTATCTTGAAGATGTACTTGTAAAAACTAAAAATACAAAGACGCAAACTAAAAAAGATCGTTTTTTTAGATGGCAAAGCAATCAAGATTTATTTAAGCTAAACCCTAAGCATGGTATTTCTAATAAAAATATCCTACTTGTAGATGATGTAGTTACCACCGGTGCTACTTTAGAATCTTGTGTAAAAGCTTTTGAGAAAGAAGAAGGGGTAACTATCTATATTTTGACCATGGCAATAGTCTCGTAA
- a CDS encoding Ig-like domain-containing protein, whose translation MIRRLLACLLLLLASISLYQCARRGTPSGGIKDIIPPKLINAEPANMTVNFKGNKIRLYFDEYIKLNDVQNQLIVSPPLKNTPIITPAGAASKYVEIQLKDTLKENTTYTLNFGQSIVDNNEANPNSFFTYVFSTGTYIDSLNLKGVVEDAFDKKAESFVSVMLYEIDSAYTDSTIYKKPPYYITNTLDSTILFDLKNLKKGTYALFGLKDEGKNNVFDQKVDKIAFIKDTVELPTEEIFLLTLFKEEPDYSMSVPKFEAKNKIIFGYQGNYKDIKINTLTKLPDTVRTMITKLRDKDTLNYWFTPFEMDSLQFTVTNEKQKVIDTFVVKKRKLALDSLVLKPTINGTIGFEDNFAIEANTPIIKIDTTKIMFINKDSIPVKYTTSLDSLKNSLKIDFEKEPEEAYRLAIYPGLIEDFFANKNDTIVFNLKTNKYTDYGNFVLTLSGNVTYPAIVQLTDEKGAIKRELYVTESKDIKFNNISPGKYLVRVISDSNGNGKWDTGNYLKKIQPERVSHSPKLIEMRANWEEKFDFILLD comes from the coding sequence ATGATCAGACGATTACTTGCTTGCTTGCTTTTATTATTAGCTTCAATTTCTTTATACCAATGTGCTAGAAGAGGAACTCCTTCTGGTGGTATTAAAGATATTATTCCTCCGAAGTTGATTAATGCTGAGCCAGCAAATATGACGGTAAATTTTAAAGGGAATAAAATTCGCCTTTATTTTGATGAATACATAAAACTAAATGATGTTCAAAACCAACTAATTGTTTCTCCTCCTTTAAAAAACACACCGATTATAACACCTGCAGGAGCTGCTAGTAAGTATGTAGAAATACAACTAAAAGACACCCTAAAAGAAAATACCACCTACACCCTAAATTTTGGACAAAGTATTGTTGATAATAATGAAGCGAATCCGAATAGCTTTTTTACTTATGTTTTTTCTACTGGAACCTATATAGATTCTTTAAACCTTAAAGGAGTGGTAGAAGATGCCTTTGATAAGAAAGCTGAAAGCTTTGTAAGTGTAATGCTTTATGAAATAGATAGCGCATACACAGATTCTACCATTTATAAAAAACCTCCTTATTACATTACCAATACTTTAGATAGCACCATATTATTTGATCTTAAAAACTTGAAAAAAGGGACTTACGCGCTATTTGGACTTAAAGATGAAGGAAAGAACAATGTATTTGATCAAAAAGTAGATAAAATAGCCTTCATTAAAGATACCGTAGAATTACCTACAGAAGAAATTTTCTTGCTTACGTTATTTAAAGAAGAGCCTGACTACAGCATGAGTGTTCCAAAATTTGAAGCAAAAAATAAGATTATTTTCGGTTATCAAGGAAACTATAAGGACATTAAAATTAATACCTTAACTAAATTACCAGATACGGTAAGAACAATGATAACCAAGTTAAGAGATAAAGACACTTTAAATTATTGGTTTACGCCATTTGAAATGGATTCATTACAGTTTACCGTGACGAATGAAAAACAAAAAGTGATTGATACCTTTGTAGTTAAGAAAAGGAAGTTAGCATTAGATTCTCTTGTTTTGAAACCTACCATAAACGGTACCATAGGTTTTGAAGATAATTTTGCCATTGAAGCAAACACTCCTATCATTAAAATTGATACGACGAAAATAATGTTTATAAACAAAGATTCTATCCCAGTTAAATACACCACTTCCCTAGATAGTCTTAAAAATAGTCTTAAAATAGATTTTGAGAAAGAACCTGAAGAAGCCTACAGGCTTGCCATCTACCCTGGACTTATTGAAGATTTTTTTGCAAACAAAAATGATACTATCGTATTTAATTTAAAAACAAATAAATATACTGACTACGGTAATTTTGTATTAACCCTAAGTGGTAATGTTACCTACCCTGCAATAGTTCAATTAACAGACGAAAAAGGAGCTATCAAGCGGGAACTGTATGTTACAGAATCTAAGGATATTAAATTTAATAACATAAGTCCTGGTAAATATTTAGTTCGTGTTATTTCTGATAGCAATGGTAATGGAAAATGGGATACAGGAAACTATTTAAAAAAAATACAACCAGAACGTGTAAGCCATTCTCCTAAACTTATAGAAATGCGTGCCAACTGGGAAGAAAAGTTTGATTTTATTCTTCTAGATTAA
- a CDS encoding nitrilase family protein: MSKSLNIALLQTELFWEQPEKNRIHISNAIKELRPEVDLLLLPEMFTTGFTMSPENIDAIEGSRTLDWMRELATAKQLAISGSIVFNEKGKYYNRLFFVEPSKVSIYDKRHTFTLAGESDVYTAGKAKTIIDFKGFKICPLICYDLRFPVWSRNVEHYDLLIYVANWPKTRINAWDVLLKARAIENMSYCIGVNRIGIDKIGHEYPGHSAVYDALGKEVLFSNKPEICYVTLDKKHIKTTRRKLKFLEDQDKFNLEE, from the coding sequence ATGTCTAAGAGTCTAAATATTGCCTTACTGCAAACTGAATTGTTTTGGGAACAACCAGAAAAAAACAGAATCCATATTTCTAATGCTATAAAAGAACTTAGACCAGAGGTAGATTTGTTGCTTTTGCCAGAGATGTTTACTACGGGTTTTACGATGAGTCCAGAAAATATTGATGCCATTGAAGGTTCAAGAACTTTAGATTGGATGAGAGAACTTGCAACGGCAAAACAACTTGCAATTTCGGGGAGTATTGTTTTTAATGAAAAGGGTAAGTATTATAACAGATTATTTTTTGTAGAACCATCTAAGGTTTCTATTTATGATAAACGACACACCTTTACGCTAGCAGGAGAAAGTGATGTGTACACTGCGGGTAAAGCAAAAACCATAATTGACTTTAAGGGATTTAAAATATGCCCATTAATTTGTTATGATTTGCGTTTTCCTGTATGGTCTAGAAATGTAGAACATTATGACCTATTAATCTACGTTGCAAATTGGCCTAAAACAAGAATAAACGCTTGGGATGTGCTATTGAAAGCAAGGGCTATTGAAAATATGTCATACTGTATTGGCGTAAACAGAATTGGAATTGATAAAATTGGCCATGAGTACCCAGGACATTCTGCTGTATATGATGCGCTAGGTAAAGAAGTATTATTTTCAAACAAACCAGAAATTTGCTATGTAACCTTAGATAAAAAGCATATTAAAACGACTAGAAGGAAGTTAAAGTTTTTAGAAGATCAAGATAAATTTAATCTAGAAGAATAA
- a CDS encoding ankyrin repeat domain-containing protein, with amino-acid sequence MNEFFFNEIRNGNFTEVKAMLKQNPVLLDSKDQRGSSPLILATYYDQLEIVALLLTSGAKLDMKDASGNTALMGVCFKGYEDSAKMLIEKGANVNEQNGMGATALIYSATFNRLGIAKLLLENGADVSKKDVRGKTALDHAKMQGVQSLITLLENH; translated from the coding sequence ATGAATGAATTTTTTTTTAATGAAATAAGAAACGGTAATTTTACGGAAGTAAAGGCCATGCTCAAGCAGAATCCTGTTTTATTAGACAGTAAGGATCAACGCGGTTCTTCACCTCTCATATTAGCTACCTATTACGATCAGTTAGAAATTGTAGCTTTATTACTTACTAGTGGAGCTAAGTTAGATATGAAAGATGCATCTGGTAATACAGCATTGATGGGGGTTTGTTTTAAAGGATATGAAGATAGTGCTAAAATGTTAATAGAAAAGGGGGCTAATGTTAATGAGCAAAATGGTATGGGAGCTACTGCATTAATTTATTCTGCTACATTTAATAGATTAGGTATTGCTAAATTACTTTTGGAGAATGGCGCAGATGTAAGTAAAAAAGATGTGCGTGGTAAAACGGCATTAGATCATGCCAAAATGCAAGGTGTTCAATCTCTTATTACTTTATTAGAAAATCATTAA
- a CDS encoding PAS domain-containing sensor histidine kinase → MRILPPLNYLQDLPVAITAIDLNLDIKNHSNNWLKEFPNTFNSNNISFNNIPSIPDEIKNEVLFMIDNQDKIPVSLDVKNRFNLWHRWDLAPAFDDENKFSGVLIIANNITDEKKEIRLLKEAKKVAQIGAWEIDLVNNTVFWTEITRVIHEVPSNYVPVLEEGILFYKEGYYRNMIASLVSEAIANGTSWDTELIIITANNTEKWVRVKGEAEFLKGKCIRVYGTFQDIHEQKLKDIAYTRLAERLKIATKNAKIGIWEYDYESRHLFWSDEMFDLYQIKKEDFNGHKSFWNQSLHPEDRELCSLKVEEAFEEKKDLEIDFRIILPNGKIRNIKSVAYAELDGFGDVKKLVGANWDTTELIYTQLQLTKSEESMQQAFENSSVGMALIGLEGNWIDVNTSLCNSVGYTKEEMIQKKIIEITHPNDWTKDSHFLKKMHEGKLTNYTIDKRFYHKDGAVVHAILTVTTVHKVNGNLSHFIAQVIDVTPMIASENKTKALLEITKHQNESLLNFAHIVSHNLRSHSTNLSMLTNFLKDESDANEKIHLEKMLSDASESLSETVHHLNEVVHITTNTQENLSRVNLCDSIKRVEKNIIALLKEKNASCKIIIPNDLIIKAVPAYLDSILLNLFTNSVKYSSDDRNLEIHIDHKIDKDQVILYFSDNGQGIDLKRHGEKLFGMYKTFHKHKDAKGIGLFITKNQVEAMNGSINVHSTVNKGTTFIITFEKA, encoded by the coding sequence TTGAGAATATTACCCCCCCTAAATTATCTCCAAGATTTACCTGTTGCTATAACTGCAATTGATTTAAATCTTGATATAAAAAATCATTCCAATAATTGGTTAAAAGAGTTTCCAAACACTTTTAACTCAAATAATATTTCATTCAATAACATTCCATCAATTCCTGATGAGATAAAAAATGAAGTTTTATTTATGATTGATAATCAAGATAAAATTCCTGTTAGCCTAGATGTAAAAAATCGTTTTAATTTATGGCATCGCTGGGACCTAGCTCCTGCTTTTGATGATGAGAATAAATTTTCTGGTGTATTAATCATCGCAAATAATATTACAGATGAAAAAAAAGAAATACGATTACTAAAGGAAGCAAAAAAAGTGGCACAAATAGGTGCTTGGGAGATAGACTTGGTTAATAACACCGTTTTTTGGACAGAAATAACAAGAGTCATTCACGAAGTTCCCAGCAATTATGTACCCGTACTCGAAGAAGGAATCCTTTTCTACAAAGAAGGTTATTACCGTAATATGATTGCTTCATTGGTTAGTGAAGCAATAGCTAATGGCACATCATGGGATACAGAATTAATTATTATTACCGCAAATAATACTGAAAAATGGGTTCGCGTAAAAGGGGAAGCTGAGTTTCTAAAAGGTAAATGTATTAGAGTCTATGGTACTTTTCAAGATATTCATGAGCAAAAGCTTAAAGACATAGCATATACCCGTCTTGCAGAACGCCTGAAGATAGCTACTAAAAATGCTAAAATTGGTATTTGGGAATATGACTATGAAAGCAGACATCTTTTTTGGAGTGATGAAATGTTTGACCTTTATCAAATAAAAAAAGAAGATTTTAATGGTCATAAAAGTTTTTGGAATCAAAGCTTGCATCCAGAAGACAGAGAGCTATGTTCTCTAAAAGTAGAAGAAGCTTTTGAAGAAAAAAAAGATTTAGAAATAGATTTTAGAATTATACTTCCTAACGGAAAAATAAGAAATATTAAATCTGTAGCTTATGCTGAACTAGATGGTTTTGGTGATGTAAAAAAACTAGTTGGTGCAAATTGGGATACCACAGAATTGATTTATACCCAATTGCAACTAACCAAAAGTGAGGAGTCTATGCAACAAGCATTTGAAAACTCTTCCGTAGGTATGGCTCTCATAGGCTTAGAAGGAAACTGGATAGATGTAAACACTAGTTTATGCAATAGTGTTGGTTACACTAAAGAGGAGATGATTCAGAAAAAAATCATTGAAATTACACACCCAAATGATTGGACCAAAGATTCTCATTTCTTAAAAAAAATGCATGAAGGAAAGCTTACCAATTACACCATAGACAAACGTTTTTATCATAAAGATGGTGCGGTTGTACATGCTATATTAACGGTTACTACAGTTCATAAAGTAAATGGTAATTTATCACATTTCATTGCACAAGTAATTGATGTAACACCAATGATTGCTTCGGAAAACAAAACGAAAGCATTATTAGAAATTACAAAGCACCAGAACGAAAGTCTTTTAAACTTTGCTCATATAGTTTCCCATAATTTACGATCACATTCTACCAACTTATCTATGTTGACTAATTTTTTGAAAGACGAATCAGATGCTAATGAAAAAATTCATTTAGAAAAGATGTTAAGTGATGCTTCTGAAAGTTTAAGCGAAACCGTTCATCACCTTAACGAGGTAGTACATATAACCACCAACACTCAAGAAAACCTTAGCAGGGTTAATCTATGTGATTCTATTAAACGTGTTGAAAAGAATATTATAGCATTGCTTAAAGAGAAGAATGCTAGCTGTAAAATTATTATCCCCAATGACCTTATCATTAAGGCAGTGCCCGCTTATTTAGACAGTATACTGTTAAATCTTTTTACGAATAGTGTAAAGTATTCTTCTGACGATAGAAACTTAGAAATACATATTGATCATAAAATTGACAAAGATCAAGTTATACTATATTTCTCTGATAATGGCCAAGGAATAGACCTTAAAAGACATGGCGAGAAGTTATTTGGAATGTACAAAACGTTCCATAAACATAAAGACGCCAAAGGAATTGGGCTTTTTAT